The DNA segment GCGCTTGCGCGCGGCCTGGAAGGCGACATGCGCGATGCGCTCGATCTCCGGGCGGCTGTAGCGCATGGTGTCGAAGGCTTCCTCGGCGCCGGGGAAGTGCCCGTCGGCGGCCGTGCGGCGGCCGCGCGGCTGTCCGAAGTAGATGTCGCCCGTCAGCTCGCGGATGATGAGGATGTCCAGGCCCGCGACAAGTTCGGGCTTGAGGCTGGAGGCGTGCGTGAGCTGCTCGTAGCAGATGGCCGGGCGGAAGTTGGCGAACAGGCCCAGGTGCTTGCGCAGGCCCAGGATGGCCTGCTCGGGGCGCAGGGGGCGGTCGAGCTTGTCGTACTTCCAGTCGCCCACGGCGCCGAACAGCACGGCGTCGGCTTCCTGGGCGAGTTTCAGCGTGGCTTCGGGAAGGGGATGGCCGTGGGCCTCGTAGGCCGCGCCGCCGACCAGGGCGGACTCCATCTCGAAGGAAAGGTCGAGCGTTTCGAGCACCTTCACGGCCTCGGCCACGATTTCGGGGCCGATGCCGTCGCCGGGCAGGACTGCGATTTTCATTGGGTTTTCTCTCGGGTGCGGTTGCGAAGAAGGTCTCGGGGAATCAGGCCGGCATGGTGTGCGCGAGCCAGGGCTTGGTGGCCAGCCGCTCCGCCTCGAAGGCGCGGATCTTGTCGGCCTGGCGCAGCGTGAGGCCGATGTCGTCGAAGCCGTTGAGCAGGCAGTACTTGCGGAAGGCGTTCACCTCGAAGGGGATCTCCTCGCCGACCACCTCGTCGCGGTTCTGGCGCACGATGACCTGGCGCTCCAGATCGACGGTCAGCTCGTAGCCCGGGAAGGCATGGACCTCGTCGAACAGGCGGGAGACCGTGGCCTCGGGCAGCACGATGGGCAGCAGGCCGTTCTTGAAACTGTTGTTGAAGAAGATGTCGGCGAAGCTCGGCGCGATGATGGCGCGGAAGCCGTACTGGTCCAGCGCCCAGGGCGCGTGCTCGCGGCTCGACCCGCAGCCGAAGTTCTTGCGCGCCAGCAGGATGGAGGCGCCCGCGTAGCGCGGCTGATTCAGCACGAAGTCGGGATTGGGCTTGCGGGCCGATTCCGGCACGCCGGGCTGGCCGGGCTGGTCCAGGTAGCGCCATTCGTCGAACAGGTTGGGACCGAAGCCCGTCTTCTTGATCGACTTCAGGAACTGCTTGGGGATGATGGCGTCGGTATCGACGTTCTCGCGGTCCATGGGGGCCACGAGGCCTTTGTGGAGGGTGAATTTCTGCATGGCAGTGTCCGTTGCGGTTCGGTTCGGATTACTTGGCGGCGCGTTCGATCGCGCTGCCGGCGCGCTGCACGTCCTGGCCCATGCCCTTGACGGTGTTGCAGCCGGCCAGCAGCAGGCCCAGGGCCAGCGCGAACAGGGCGGTGAAGGTTTTCATGGCGGATTCCTGGAAGGGCTGGCGGCGGTCAGGCGAACTTGCGGATGTCCACGAAGTGCCCGTGCACGGCCGCGGCGGCCGCCATGGCGGGGCTGACCAGGTGGGTGCGCCCGCCCGCGCCCTGG comes from the Paracidovorax avenae ATCC 19860 genome and includes:
- the leuB gene encoding 3-isopropylmalate dehydrogenase; translated protein: MKIAVLPGDGIGPEIVAEAVKVLETLDLSFEMESALVGGAAYEAHGHPLPEATLKLAQEADAVLFGAVGDWKYDKLDRPLRPEQAILGLRKHLGLFANFRPAICYEQLTHASSLKPELVAGLDILIIRELTGDIYFGQPRGRRTAADGHFPGAEEAFDTMRYSRPEIERIAHVAFQAARKRSKKVTSVDKANVLETFQFWKDVVTEVGQQYPDVQLEHMYVDNAAMQLVKKPKAFDVVVTGNMFGDILSDEASMLTGSIGMLPSASLNAKNQGLYEPSHGSAPDIAGQGVANPLATILSAAMMLRFSLNQEAAAQRIEAAVQNVLAQGLRTPDIWSEGTTKVGTAQMGDAVVKALAR
- a CDS encoding entericidin A/B family lipoprotein produces the protein MKTFTALFALALGLLLAGCNTVKGMGQDVQRAGSAIERAAK
- the leuD gene encoding 3-isopropylmalate dehydratase small subunit; translated protein: MQKFTLHKGLVAPMDRENVDTDAIIPKQFLKSIKKTGFGPNLFDEWRYLDQPGQPGVPESARKPNPDFVLNQPRYAGASILLARKNFGCGSSREHAPWALDQYGFRAIIAPSFADIFFNNSFKNGLLPIVLPEATVSRLFDEVHAFPGYELTVDLERQVIVRQNRDEVVGEEIPFEVNAFRKYCLLNGFDDIGLTLRQADKIRAFEAERLATKPWLAHTMPA